The following are from one region of the Novosphingobium humi genome:
- a CDS encoding DNA polymerase Y family protein — protein sequence MTGNSVKRYLALWFPFLSTDRLRIEQENGTLHNAPLAMVTKVRGALRLGAVNGAARDRGMAVGMALADARAVLPDLIVAEMDEDADAHWLMRLARRCGAWSPHVMVTPPDGLVMESTGVDHLFGGEAGLAAQVEDAMADIGMTTRVAMAATSEAAQALVRYGVHKGQGPVADEGGAIRALPIAALGLEHEAALALSRAGLKTVGDVAGRSMAAIAARFGAQAVTALRRLLGEEQAPIAPITRPRPLRFERRFPEPIGLQSSIAACFLDLMHQAAGEMAQRDLGGRRFALTLFRSDGARHRLRIETGLPTRDPALVLRLFDERIAALADPLDPGFGYDRITLLVPLAEPLMASQSALGGEEKQEAALAELIDRLSTRLGPDALRRLVPQDSHMPEQAQCAVAALHHAPGHHAPIAWPAPAQGEPPLRPLFLFDPPQRVDVIAEVPDGPPHRFRWRGTLYEIGRFEGPERIAAQWWRRKEGEIPGMGGLTRDYYRVEDRHGRRYWIFRHGLYEEKPDPHWYMHGLFA from the coding sequence GTGACGGGCAATTCCGTGAAGCGCTATCTGGCGCTGTGGTTCCCGTTCCTCTCGACCGATCGGCTCCGGATCGAGCAGGAAAACGGCACGCTGCATAACGCCCCCTTGGCGATGGTGACCAAGGTGCGCGGGGCCTTGCGATTGGGCGCGGTGAACGGCGCGGCGCGGGATCGGGGCATGGCGGTGGGCATGGCATTGGCCGATGCGCGGGCGGTTTTGCCCGATCTGATCGTGGCCGAAATGGATGAGGATGCCGATGCGCATTGGCTGATGCGTCTGGCGCGGCGCTGCGGCGCGTGGTCGCCCCATGTGATGGTCACGCCGCCCGATGGGCTGGTGATGGAAAGCACCGGGGTCGATCACCTCTTCGGCGGCGAGGCCGGACTGGCCGCACAGGTCGAGGATGCGATGGCCGATATCGGCATGACCACGCGGGTGGCCATGGCCGCCACATCCGAGGCGGCGCAGGCTCTGGTGCGCTATGGGGTGCATAAGGGCCAGGGGCCGGTGGCCGATGAAGGCGGCGCCATCCGCGCCCTGCCGATCGCCGCGCTGGGGCTGGAACATGAGGCGGCTCTGGCGCTTTCGCGCGCGGGGCTGAAAACGGTGGGCGATGTGGCGGGGCGCTCGATGGCGGCCATTGCCGCGCGTTTCGGTGCACAGGCCGTGACCGCCCTGCGCCGCCTGCTGGGCGAGGAACAGGCGCCGATTGCCCCCATCACCCGCCCGCGCCCGCTGCGGTTTGAGCGGCGTTTTCCCGAACCTATCGGCCTGCAATCCTCCATCGCGGCCTGTTTCCTCGACCTGATGCATCAGGCCGCGGGCGAGATGGCGCAGCGCGATCTGGGCGGACGGCGCTTTGCCCTCACCCTGTTTCGCAGCGATGGGGCGCGGCATCGGCTTCGAATCGAAACCGGCCTGCCCACGCGAGATCCCGCGCTGGTGCTGCGCCTGTTCGATGAACGGATCGCGGCGCTGGCCGATCCGCTCGATCCCGGCTTTGGCTATGACAGGATCACGCTGCTGGTGCCGCTGGCCGAACCGCTGATGGCCAGCCAGAGCGCGCTGGGCGGCGAGGAGAAGCAGGAAGCAGCGCTGGCCGAATTGATCGACCGGCTGAGCACGAGGCTGGGGCCGGATGCGCTGCGCCGTCTGGTGCCGCAGGACAGCCATATGCCCGAACAGGCGCAATGCGCGGTGGCGGCGCTGCATCATGCGCCGGGCCATCACGCGCCGATTGCATGGCCCGCCCCCGCGCAGGGAGAGCCGCCTTTGCGCCCCCTGTTCCTGTTCGATCCGCCGCAACGGGTTGATGTCATTGCCGAAGTGCCCGACGGCCCGCCCCATCGTTTCCGCTGGCGCGGCACGCTGTATGAGATCGGCCGGTTTGAAGGGCCCGAGCGCATCGCCGCGCAATGGTGGCGGCGCAAAGAGGGCGAGATCCCCGGCATGGGCGGATTGACCCGCGACTATTACCGGGTCGAGGATCGGCACGGGCGGCGCTACTGGATTTTCCGCCATGGCTTGTATGAGGAAAAGCCCGATCCGCATTGGTATATGCATGGGCTTTTCGCATGA
- a CDS encoding ImuA family protein, producing the protein MRIINAHSPLPDAPPIRRWSSGMEAMDAALGGGLAHGCLHEIYAAEVGDGAAAAGFTLAAATGMSGAKPLLWLRSRRAAGALGVFQGAGWAELGGAPGGGLVGVVGDTMGLLRAAVDGLRCAALGAVVVESWGAMRELDLTASRRFALAAEQSGVPLLLLRVDAAPSPSAARTRWQVAAAPSRPLPQAGPGHAPGAPCFDITLLRQRSGPSGQSWRLEWDREKCQFRDGQFREALSGAVVPVPLDRSAPDRAGKRHAA; encoded by the coding sequence ATGAGAATCATAAACGCCCACTCTCCTTTGCCCGATGCGCCGCCCATCCGCCGATGGAGCAGCGGCATGGAGGCCATGGACGCCGCGCTGGGCGGCGGGCTGGCCCATGGCTGCCTGCATGAAATCTATGCCGCCGAGGTGGGCGATGGGGCGGCGGCGGCGGGTTTCACGCTGGCCGCGGCAACAGGGATGAGCGGGGCAAAGCCCCTGCTGTGGCTGCGCTCGCGGCGGGCGGCCGGGGCATTGGGCGTGTTTCAGGGCGCAGGCTGGGCCGAACTGGGCGGCGCGCCCGGTGGCGGGCTGGTGGGCGTGGTGGGCGATACGATGGGGCTGCTGCGTGCGGCGGTCGATGGTTTGCGCTGCGCGGCGCTGGGGGCGGTGGTGGTGGAAAGCTGGGGGGCGATGCGCGAACTGGATCTGACCGCCAGCCGCCGCTTTGCGCTGGCGGCGGAGCAGTCGGGCGTGCCTTTGCTGCTGCTGCGCGTGGATGCCGCGCCATCGCCCAGCGCGGCGCGCACGCGATGGCAGGTGGCGGCCGCGCCCTCACGCCCCCTGCCCCAGGCCGGGCCGGGCCATGCGCCGGGCGCGCCCTGTTTCGACATTACCTTGTTGCGCCAGCGTTCAGGCCCGTCCGGCCAGAGCTGGCGGCTGGAGTGGGACCGTGAGAAATGCCAATTCCGTGACGGGCAATTCCGTGAAGCGCTATCTGGCGCTGTGGTTCCCGTTCCTCTCGACCGATCGGCTCCGGATCGAGCAGGAAAACGGCACGCTGCATAA
- a CDS encoding efflux RND transporter periplasmic adaptor subunit: MTELSPTDSLLGAQRPRRRRGLTVLLLVVLAGFAALWLFTRFLVGTDSPYFSAPVERGDLTPTLSLRGTLHGEGEVTLAAAQDGVVVSLASPGGMRVVAGQELVVLDTQALARSLESNQAALDSAREAAQRAQITLREHQVRLDRYEGVWRKSGGRVPSLNEMEGARADVSRAQIDLSRAQDAIAQGERQIEMDRASMANAIARAPFAGYLVACSVAPGQWVHAGQPLCTIAANPEKLSLSVPITESDAGRMAAKAGARILVDGKSDAERKASLVRIDRLPHGGREAVFALAPPENGGAEKAGAPLLPGLEALAQIDLAERENVLLVPNAALTFSLHGEERSRQSGVYVADSDGAPRFVAVALGANDGRRSEVLSSALQPGDQVIIGWRRDHKGP, from the coding sequence GTGACTGAACTGTCGCCGACCGACAGCCTGCTGGGCGCGCAGAGGCCCCGGCGGCGACGTGGGCTGACCGTGCTGCTGCTGGTGGTGCTGGCCGGGTTTGCGGCGCTCTGGCTGTTCACGCGCTTTCTGGTGGGGACGGATTCGCCCTATTTCAGCGCCCCGGTCGAACGCGGCGATCTGACGCCCACGCTCTCGCTGCGCGGCACTTTGCATGGCGAGGGCGAGGTGACTTTGGCCGCCGCGCAGGATGGCGTGGTGGTCAGCCTTGCCTCGCCGGGCGGGATGCGCGTGGTGGCGGGGCAGGAACTGGTGGTGCTCGACACGCAGGCGCTGGCGCGCAGTCTGGAGAGCAATCAGGCCGCGCTGGACAGCGCCAGGGAGGCCGCACAGCGCGCCCAGATCACCCTGCGCGAACATCAGGTGCGGCTGGATCGCTATGAGGGCGTGTGGCGCAAATCGGGCGGGCGGGTGCCTTCGCTCAACGAGATGGAGGGCGCGCGGGCCGATGTTTCGCGCGCGCAGATCGACCTGTCGCGCGCGCAGGACGCCATCGCGCAGGGCGAGCGGCAGATTGAAATGGACCGCGCCTCGATGGCCAATGCCATCGCGCGGGCGCCCTTTGCGGGCTATCTGGTGGCCTGTTCGGTGGCACCGGGGCAATGGGTCCATGCCGGACAGCCGCTTTGCACCATCGCGGCCAATCCGGAAAAGCTGAGCCTATCCGTGCCGATCACCGAAAGCGATGCCGGGCGCATGGCGGCCAAGGCAGGCGCGCGGATACTGGTCGATGGCAAGAGCGATGCCGAGCGCAAGGCGTCTTTGGTGCGCATCGACCGTCTGCCCCATGGCGGGCGCGAGGCGGTGTTTGCGCTGGCGCCGCCGGAAAATGGTGGGGCCGAAAAAGCGGGCGCGCCTCTGCTGCCCGGCCTTGAGGCGCTGGCGCAAATCGATCTGGCCGAGCGCGAGAATGTCCTGCTCGTTCCCAATGCCGCTTTGACTTTCAGCCTGCATGGCGAGGAACGCAGCCGCCAGAGCGGCGTTTATGTGGCAGACAGCGATGGCGCCCCGCGTTTCGTCGCCGTTGCGCTGGGGGCCAATGACGGCCGCCGCAGCGAAGTCTTGTCGAGCGCGTTGCAGCCGGGCGATCAGGTGATCATCGGCTGGCGGCGCGACCACAAAGGACCATGA
- a CDS encoding glucan biosynthesis protein: MAFAGRALGEAAIPGRFGPARRFSWDDLVAQAQARARRPYARQIAAHAVPDFDTHVRLSYDPAEMVAGRLRLFPAKVDTAPDAVNIHVVENGVARAIVDTHGLFGGGQSADVAGFRVMEAHGGGDWLASLGASYFRAVGPTGQYGLSARAIAVNTAMPGPEEFPAFTDFWIEQKGEDHLLIHALVDGPSLCGAYAFDITRTAAGVEHGVRTALFVRRDIARLGVAPITSMFDFDQSARPAHGDWRPEVHDSDGLAIHSGTGERIWRPLDNPPGPRVHMLRADGVKGFGMIQRDTAFDHYQDDLNFYNRRPSLWVSPQGDWGPGAVMLYEMNTISENVDNMAAMWVSDRPARAGDRRDFAYRLRWGQGDLAGDGNAVCVNYFMGPGGVPGADPIAGATRYVFDFSGPALRGLTRDSKVEAVTDLGAALIMANVFPVEGQSGLWRVVMDVRVEGLKQNEFRLFLRRGGGALSETVIKTVRP; this comes from the coding sequence ATGGCTTTTGCCGGGCGCGCCCTGGGCGAGGCAGCCATACCGGGGCGTTTCGGCCCCGCCCGGCGCTTTTCGTGGGATGATCTGGTGGCACAGGCGCAGGCCCGCGCCCGCCGCCCCTATGCCCGCCAGATCGCCGCCCATGCCGTGCCCGATTTCGACACCCATGTGCGGTTGAGCTATGATCCCGCCGAGATGGTGGCGGGCCGGTTGCGTCTGTTTCCGGCCAAGGTGGATACGGCGCCCGATGCGGTGAACATCCATGTCGTGGAAAATGGCGTGGCACGCGCGATCGTGGACACCCATGGCCTGTTCGGCGGCGGGCAATCGGCCGATGTCGCCGGTTTCCGCGTGATGGAGGCCCATGGCGGGGGCGACTGGCTGGCCAGCCTTGGCGCGTCCTATTTCCGCGCGGTGGGGCCGACCGGGCAATATGGTCTGTCGGCCCGCGCGATTGCGGTGAACACCGCCATGCCGGGGCCGGAGGAATTTCCCGCCTTCACCGATTTCTGGATCGAGCAGAAGGGCGAGGATCATCTGTTGATCCATGCGCTGGTCGACGGACCTTCGCTGTGCGGCGCCTATGCGTTTGACATCACGCGCACGGCTGCGGGGGTGGAACACGGGGTGCGTACGGCGCTGTTTGTCCGGCGCGACATTGCGCGGCTGGGCGTGGCGCCGATCACCAGCATGTTCGATTTCGACCAGTCCGCCCGCCCCGCCCATGGCGACTGGCGGCCCGAGGTGCATGACAGCGACGGTCTGGCCATCCACAGCGGCACGGGCGAGCGGATCTGGCGCCCGCTGGACAATCCGCCGGGGCCGCGCGTCCACATGCTGCGCGCCGATGGGGTGAAGGGCTTTGGCATGATCCAGCGCGACACCGCCTTTGACCATTATCAGGATGACCTCAATTTCTACAACCGCCGCCCCTCGCTCTGGGTATCGCCGCAGGGCGATTGGGGGCCGGGCGCGGTGATGCTGTATGAGATGAACACGATCTCGGAAAATGTTGATAATATGGCCGCGATGTGGGTGTCCGACCGCCCCGCGCGCGCCGGGGACCGCCGCGATTTCGCCTATCGGCTGCGCTGGGGCCAGGGCGATCTGGCGGGGGATGGCAATGCGGTCTGCGTCAATTATTTCATGGGGCCGGGCGGGGTGCCGGGCGCTGATCCGATCGCCGGGGCCACGCGCTATGTCTTTGACTTTTCCGGTCCGGCGCTGCGCGGCCTGACGCGGGACAGCAAGGTTGAGGCGGTGACCGATCTGGGCGCGGCGCTGATCATGGCGAATGTCTTTCCGGTGGAGGGGCAGAGCGGCCTGTGGCGTGTGGTGATGGATGTGCGGGTCGAAGGGCTGAAACAGAATGAGTTCCGCCTGTTCCTGCGCCGCGGCGGCGGGGCGCTGAGCGAAACCGTGATCAAGACGGTGCGGCCGTGA